In Trichomycterus rosablanca isolate fTriRos1 chromosome 25, fTriRos1.hap1, whole genome shotgun sequence, the sequence TGTCAACATTTTGTTCGGCTACCCACTGTCTGAGCGCAAGCAGATGGCCCTGCTGATGCAGATGACAGCAAGAGACAACAGTCCAGGTTAGAGTGCAGACCTGCCTGGTATAGCTGTTTAGAAGTGTGGTGCTTTTCATTGTTGAAACTCATCATTACTAAGGATTGATTCCAATTTTTCCGATTTCTTGAGATGTTGCTGTACTTCTACCACCCTGAGATGTTTCTTTTAATCTACACTGAGCCAATAGAGAAACATCTAATTCAGGAAAAACAGCCAGTCAGTTTATTTAGCTTTCTGTCAGTATTACCAGTTCACAGCAAAGTTAGTGTGCAAAGTTGCTAATACCAATAAGGCAataaaggcagttgtagcctattggttaaggtgctggactagtaatcaaaaggtggttcaaaaatcaaaaatcactggttcaagccccaccacttctaggttgcaagacccttaacccttaattgcttcagttgcttactgtcacagtactataagtcactaagtaaaaatgaaaaaatatagagggacattgtagcctagtggttaaggtactggacaagtaatcagaaggtcgctggttcaagccccaccactctcAGGTTGGCAATGATGGGGcctctgagcaagacccttaaccttcaattgcttactgtcacagtactgtaagtcgcttttggataaaagcgtctgctaaatgccgaaaatgtaaaaatatatagggacactgtagcctagtggtgaaggtactggactagtaatcagatggtcgctggttcaagccccaccactgccaagttgctgctgttgggtgattttagtttgtgtttttgtacatttttgtatGTGCTGCTCAATTTATTTCTGTGCTGCCCTGCAAGTGCAAAATACAAGGTGAATTTGATACAAATAGTATCAAATTCTATAATTGAATGTAATTACTGTGTTAGGAAGGAGACCACGAGGTAGAATAAGTTTCAGTTTCAGGGAGCTGATAACAGTAGCAGATTTTTCAACACTATCAACATTTATAAGACATGAGAGAGCAGTATAATACTGATACCACGTGCCTCTTAGTTTCCACTAGTGTTTTATGTGCATGTTGTTGTTTAATCGACCACTGACCACATACATAATCTATCAATCTGCTCGACCAAATTACTGCTGCATGTTTGCTGACTTAAAGTACTATTTTGCCTTTTATTTTAGACACCACACCGAGCCACCCATCCCAAGCTCCAGTAGTGCCGAAAAAGACCCCCACCAGCTCCACATCACGTCAGAAAGACAAAGTAAACAAGAGGAACGAGCGAGGAGAGACACCCCTGCACATGGCCGCCATTAGAGGGGACGTTAAGCAGGTTAAGGAGTTAATCGGACTCGGGGCGGACGTAAACATCAAAGATTTTGCaggtaacattaaaaaaaaatccattactTCCTGTGGTTTGAGGTGTTAGGACCAGGATCAGGATGAAAGAGTAGAATGATTTTATTTCATGCTATTCCTGTAGGTTGGACACCTCTACATGAAGCCTGCAATCTTGGTTACTATGACGTTGCAAAAGTTCTGATTGGCGCTGGCGCAGAAGTAAACACGCAGGGTTTGGACGATGATACCCCTCTTCATGATGCCTCCAGCAGTGGACACAAAGACGTAAGTCACCTGTTACTGGTCAgccttaaataaatacaacaaatcTACTTAAACATATTAAAGTCAGTTACTTAATGCTGTAATCAGGTGGTTTGTTTCTGACCTAATGTGCATATTCCTTTGCAGATTGTGAAGCTGCTCTTGCGCCATGGAGGAAATGCCTTTCAGGCAAATAAACGAGGTGAGCGGCCAGTAGACGTTGCAGATTCTGAGGAGATAGAGCAGCTTCTAAAAGGGGAGATTTCAATATCGGACCCAGAAGACAGCTCTTCAGGTAAACAGGGCTTCTTTTACCGTCCTATGTTACTTACCTTAGTTTGGGATTGTTGCTTGGGGTTGTGCTGTTCTGCACTTGTATGCCTGACTTACATGTGTAGACTTACATTTGAAATCAAATGTGGTTTCTGATGATCATCTTGGTCTCAGTGCTTGTTTTATTacactaattttttttttttacaccggCAGCATGTAAAGCATAAAAAAGCAGTTTGTTTTGTTATTCATGTGGTGCCATCAGCGTATCAGTGTTATAAGCACATTATAATGCATTATGATtaaagccctacctaattcacggtcGTGAAAATGAGCCGTTTGAAATgaccgtgtaatatgcaatttgctgtgaaattcaaaatgttcaaaaatggtttgtgttTGGCGATTTAACATTCAAGTGCcttacatttactggttaattcgCACTacgaggcggtcctagcaatcctacggcaaaaCAGTTAGCATTCGCTTAGTCAaaatctaaagcagctaaaaacacttcctgggtaactgagtttggaaaactctcaaccaattctgtggatgcagaggggggtgtcaaaacatggaTCTTTTGAGATGTTcgaggtttacattcaaccgttaaggtaggctgtgctgtgtattgtagcttccatttattccatcattcagtttataagtgttatttaatgacttagTGTAAAATTACAGTTGACTGAATTAGAAAATTTATTGGCACGATCGTTGGTTCTTACAGTAGTTTATGAactgaagaacaaggaacagaactgtgggcctctcTTTATACTGCTATAGTcacatcacattgggtgttggactttggaacctccattctgtaaTAATGGTTGTTTCCTATCTgcttaaaacattttacaacagcttaatgtgggaaaaaaatctgtgaaatctgagatttttgaaaaacgaggtttgtgaaattaagcacattttcctgtgaatttagtagggccctaattatgATATACTAAAAACCAAAAATTAACCAAATGATGAACCAAAAATGGCAAAATGTTATGATTTCCACTGTGTAATTTTTGTGTTATACCATGTCACAGATTCTGAGAACCCTCCATCAGTGAACCCCTCCAGTGTAGAAGAAAATATGGAATACTCTGACACTGAGAAGGACTCTGACAGCAAATCGACCACAGCAAAGGCTGCATCATCAGCATCAGGCGTGGATGAGTACGAGTTCAAGGACGAGGAAGAGGAGGACGATCTAAACAAATCACTGAACGACAGGCACATCCTAAGACGAGAGGTGcggcaaaaagaaaaagaggagaaGGAGCAAAACCATCACACACCCAAACAGTCCAGCAAAAGCGACCAGTCAGTGTCATCGTGCAAGCTGAGAAAGCCGAAAGCTTCCCGGGTCCTGTACTGCAGTTCGGACAGTTCGGGGGATGAAACTGAGACGGCGTCCGAACGAAAGTGTTCGCCAACCAGGCCGGTCTGCAACGACGCTCACAAAACGGAGGGTAGGACCAAAAGAGAAAGTTTAAATCTCACACCTGGAGAAAAAGGCAAAGCtaataagaaaaagaacaagAGCCAAAGTAAAAATAAGGAAAATCAGGAGGTTCGAGAGGACGGAAAAGAGAACAGCAAATCTCTTCTGTTCTCCTCAGTGACGGTGTCTGACAACTCTGATAAAAACGTTAGAGAAGAAGACTCCTTCAAAATGTCCTTCAGCCCAAAGGATGATTCGTCCGTGCACCTCTTTCACCTGTCCTCTGTGAAGTCGCCGAAGCTCAACAACAGCCAAACTGACAAGCAGACGACTCCATTAAAGCAGGAAAATGCTAAGACTTTTGTCTCCAGTGGAGATGGATCCTGCCCCATGGAAAGCGTCAAGTACAACCACTACACAGATTCCGACTACACCGAAGGCTCCAGTAGTAAGGGCTGTAAACACAAGGACAAAAGCAAACATCACTTTAAGGACAACAGCTTGGATACAGACGATGGAAGCTCGAGTCCCTTTAACAGCATGGACGGCTCAGACGGCATCTTTAGGAAGGCGGACAAAGACGGCAAGATTGTAAAGAAGCATAAGCTAAAACACAGAGAGAAGGACAAGTACAGAAAAGAGTACGAGTCTGAGAGGAATCGGCACCGCCAAAAAGAAATACGGAAGGACGGACACAGGAACATGGAGTTCGATCGGGAGTTTTGGAAAGAGAACTTCTTCCAAAGTGATGAGAATGATGAACTTGTAAGCAAAAGCGATACACCAGGTAGCTGTTCTCCTCAAAAGTCTCTTGACTCGTCACCAGTTAAAGAAGAGAAGAGCACGTTCAAAGACAAGCATtcaagcagcagcagcagcaataaggagaaaaaacaaaaagatgaACGTGAGAAAGACAGgtttattaaaaaagagaggaaaGATTCATCCTACAGAGAAGAAAGAGGAAAGGATGCCAAAGGGGCTGAAAATGACGACAGAACGGAAGGTCTTTTACGAAAGCCTGAAGACTCACTTATCAATGTAAAAGAGGAGGTAGAAGAAAAGCCTCTTACTGGAGACTCGGTTGGTCAAAATCAGGTTGAAACCTCAGAGAAAAGCAGCCGGGACAAGAGCGATAAACGGCCGCCCACAAAAGATAGAGAAGCTGATAAATGtgagaaaaaacaaacagacaaagaaAAGAGAATAAAATTAGAGCATCTAGCAGACCGGTCTGATTTCCACAACTCCACAGATAGATGGAAAGAAAAGGACAGAGTAACCAGCACGTCATACTCGTCTGGTGATCGAAGCCACAAGGAGAGTGACAAAATGAAAACTGTGCCTGTTACCAAAAAGCACGAGGAGAACAGGAAGAGCAAGGATAAGCTCGACAGAAAAAGCGAGAAAGATCGGACAGAAAGAGAGCACTCCTCAAGTGAGCACAAAGATAGAACAAGTTCTGAAAAGAAAGCAAAAGCTCCTGAGAAAGTTGGCGATCATAGCAGAATGGAACGAattaaagaaagagaaagagactATGACAAGAGGAGAAAGGAAAAATCCAAAGAAGCCACTCTTTCCTCATCAAGTTCTAATCTTAAACTACTTTTGGAAGATAAAAAGGGCTACACATCTGAGAGCAATAAAACAGTAACCACAAAATCAAAAGACGAGGCTATGAAATCACCCGAGAAAGACCGACACAAACCAGACCGCGATCGAGATTCTGATAGGCATCGGGAGCGCGACCGGCTTAAAGAAAAGGACAAGGATAGAGAAAGATCACAGCAGAGCAAGGACAACAAACTCTATAAAGCAAGACCTGTTGAGTCAGAGTCCAAGCCTAAAAGTTCACCTGCGCAAAAAGATGCACGTCCCAAAGAGAAAAGATTGGTTAACGATGACCTCATGCAAACCAGCTTCGAGCGCATGCTTAGTCTTAAGGACCAGGAAATTGAGCAGTGGCACAAAAAGCATTTGGAGAAGATCAAGCAAAAAGAGAGGGAGCGGCTCAAGCAGCGGCCAGTGAGCGACTCTGGGaagcaaaaaaacaaagataaaacGAGGACGCCCACCAGCGAAGCATGTGCCAATAAAGAACTCATGCGTTCCAAAAGCTCTGAGACTCCTGAAGGTTACAGTCGTGAGAAGAACCTAAAGGATGCCACCTGTGGAAGGACACTTTCACTAGATGCAAGGAACCTGTCTTGTCTTGGAAAAGCTGTCCCAGTAGAAAATAGCCTGAATCGATCTCCAAGGCCGGACAGTGAAAAATCCATGGTCATGTCAAGATCAGTGTCCATGATCTCGGTAGCCAGCTCGGAGGATTCCTGCCAGACTACCGTTCTAACGCCGAGGACTACAGAGTATGACTCCGACCTCAACCTGGAAGCTTCTGATTCTCAGCCACCTTTGCTGCAGTCTTCCCTCGTACTTCAGTCCTCCAGATCACCAAGTGTCTTTGATAAAGATATGAACAGTCTTCCTGACATAACGCGGACAGCACCTGCGAACAGACACCCGTCGTCTTACTTGAGGGCTATTCTAGATGAGGAAACTAAAGCATCTACATGTGAACCAGACCGCTTGGTTGAGGAATCTCAAAAAGTTAGCGACATATCGCAATCTAGTGATGAGTCTGGCAAAATCCAGCCAAGAGAGGGTAGTTCAGAGGCTACACAGGATTGTCAAAACACATTGGCAGCGCAAGCCCTCAGTAATGTACCTGTAGCCGAACATTCTACCAGTGTTGAGGATGAGAGTGCCACTGTAAACAGCCGGTTTGGATCTGCACCCCAAGATCCTCACACAAAGGACCTTGTACAAGCCAGCAGTGTTCTGCCAACTACAGCAGAGGTCAGCAAGCTTAACCTTGATACTCCACCAGAGCACAGTATACAGGGTCAGCAGGACGGCTTCGAAAAAACAGTGACTGAACACTCAAACGAGAATCCTTTATCGACGTCTGTGTCCCATGTTGCATCAAGTGTGAATTCAGAGCCACAGTGCTCCACTAGCCTGCAATGGGATGCTGTTTCAGTGTCCAGTAGTGACCACTCTGCAAGAACAGATATAGTTTCAGGAGCAGAGCAAAAAGAAAGAAGTCAAGTAGCGAATCCTGAACACAGTATGGAAGAAGACACCAGTATGGAGAATTTATCAGAAGAGAGTAAAATGGATTTGATGAGCAGCACAGATCCATCAGTTAGCACAGCACTAATAAGTTCTGAGGAGCCTTCCAAAGGACTGCTGCTGTCTGCAAAGGATGAGGCTCAAGATTCAATTCCGGTTAAAGAAACTGGTGATTTGGGTTCTAAAGAACAATATAAAATGAGGGTGTCCGATGAGAATTTGGGTGCAAGTGATGGACATTCAAAGAACAATGAACCTGCATTGCTTGTCTCGACATCTAAAAGTATCTCTCAGTGTGCTTCTCCTGAACGGACATCTGAGGAGCCAATGGAAGTCTCTGAAGAGGGTCAAGTCA encodes:
- the ankrd12 gene encoding ankyrin repeat domain-containing protein 12 — translated: MAKPGTDRDGAMVEKTAGKKSKDKISPFTKTPKLDRSEIVGKEGKPRSSMKRKLSFSVSPPRNEERDSDTDDSDPGQSSDMWGERILPPCRIYADKDGPDKKKVKKESGGKKSTPVNILFGYPLSERKQMALLMQMTARDNSPDTTPSHPSQAPVVPKKTPTSSTSRQKDKVNKRNERGETPLHMAAIRGDVKQVKELIGLGADVNIKDFAGWTPLHEACNLGYYDVAKVLIGAGAEVNTQGLDDDTPLHDASSSGHKDIVKLLLRHGGNAFQANKRGERPVDVADSEEIEQLLKGEISISDPEDSSSDSENPPSVNPSSVEENMEYSDTEKDSDSKSTTAKAASSASGVDEYEFKDEEEEDDLNKSLNDRHILRREVRQKEKEEKEQNHHTPKQSSKSDQSVSSCKLRKPKASRVLYCSSDSSGDETETASERKCSPTRPVCNDAHKTEGRTKRESLNLTPGEKGKANKKKNKSQSKNKENQEVREDGKENSKSLLFSSVTVSDNSDKNVREEDSFKMSFSPKDDSSVHLFHLSSVKSPKLNNSQTDKQTTPLKQENAKTFVSSGDGSCPMESVKYNHYTDSDYTEGSSSKGCKHKDKSKHHFKDNSLDTDDGSSSPFNSMDGSDGIFRKADKDGKIVKKHKLKHREKDKYRKEYESERNRHRQKEIRKDGHRNMEFDREFWKENFFQSDENDELVSKSDTPGSCSPQKSLDSSPVKEEKSTFKDKHSSSSSSNKEKKQKDEREKDRFIKKERKDSSYREERGKDAKGAENDDRTEGLLRKPEDSLINVKEEVEEKPLTGDSVGQNQVETSEKSSRDKSDKRPPTKDREADKCEKKQTDKEKRIKLEHLADRSDFHNSTDRWKEKDRVTSTSYSSGDRSHKESDKMKTVPVTKKHEENRKSKDKLDRKSEKDRTEREHSSSEHKDRTSSEKKAKAPEKVGDHSRMERIKERERDYDKRRKEKSKEATLSSSSSNLKLLLEDKKGYTSESNKTVTTKSKDEAMKSPEKDRHKPDRDRDSDRHRERDRLKEKDKDRERSQQSKDNKLYKARPVESESKPKSSPAQKDARPKEKRLVNDDLMQTSFERMLSLKDQEIEQWHKKHLEKIKQKERERLKQRPVSDSGKQKNKDKTRTPTSEACANKELMRSKSSETPEGYSREKNLKDATCGRTLSLDARNLSCLGKAVPVENSLNRSPRPDSEKSMVMSRSVSMISVASSEDSCQTTVLTPRTTEYDSDLNLEASDSQPPLLQSSLVLQSSRSPSVFDKDMNSLPDITRTAPANRHPSSYLRAILDEETKASTCEPDRLVEESQKVSDISQSSDESGKIQPREGSSEATQDCQNTLAAQALSNVPVAEHSTSVEDESATVNSRFGSAPQDPHTKDLVQASSVLPTTAEVSKLNLDTPPEHSIQGQQDGFEKTVTEHSNENPLSTSVSHVASSVNSEPQCSTSLQWDAVSVSSSDHSARTDIVSGAEQKERSQVANPEHSMEEDTSMENLSEESKMDLMSSTDPSVSTALISSEEPSKGLLLSAKDEAQDSIPVKETGDLGSKEQYKMRVSDENLGASDGHSKNNEPALLVSTSKSISQCASPERTSEEPMEVSEEGQVNRHLIAETKTEKAITSDDETQNLPDDNIEMSDQPTVEEKPTKPEAPPDRDQIQGGTSCVQLDSQTELLSGATSGSSSPLSVVDRDSDSSGARSKAKPLDDEVDVQVTHPRKRKMPKISPPAQAHLSAQQIKEKTQQSLAAIVDALKLEEIEPYQTERANPYFEFLHIRKKIEEKRKVLCNVIPQAPQYYDEYVTFNGSYLLDGNPLSKLCIPTITPPPSLPEPLKEMFKQQEVVRMKLRLQHSIEREKLIVSNEQEVLRVHYRAARTLANQTLPFSACTVLLDAEVYNMPQDVQGDDGKTSVRDRFNARQFMSWLQDVDDKFDKLKTCLLMRQQHEAAALNAVQRLEWQLKLQELDPATYKSTSIFEIPEFHIPLVEVNDDFDLTPI